In Sphingopyxis sp. FD7, a single window of DNA contains:
- a CDS encoding xanthine dehydrogenase family protein molybdopterin-binding subunit has translation MAGIRDTVGKRKSRLPQVSRRQMLVGATAAGGLAIAWGLWPRDYPPNLTAAPGEHVFNAFLKIGDDGHISAIVPQCEMGQGVTTLLPQIMADELGADWRTIAVESAPISPLYANTLLVDEDSAVFTPRAGVPDFVADVRRWVRREWAVRNAVMLTANSSSVRMFEEPCRAAAAQARALLMMAAADRWDADWQECDTQDGFVLHGQKRLRFAEVAAAAATLEPPAQPVYRASAADPLYGKELTRLDLPAKVDGSANYAADIRLPDMVFAAIRQGPLGATRLKSIDRDAGFAAPGLLHVVTHDRWVAAVARNWWAANRALDRFAPVFETQGTPISTDRIDKALKAALKADGYRIHREGDVAEAMEGRTRIAAEYAAAPALHAPVETRSATAAPDGGGLRLWVATQAPTQCRDAVARATGLPVADVTLFPMMAGGSFDACLDHSVAVQAAIIALQIKRPVQLAWSRAEEIMRLPPRAPARARLTATLNAAGGIDALVTRIAVPSTNHEVRARLFDNLPADVAQRAAVGRADAAAVEGAATRYAIPHHAVDHCPADIGLPTGRWRGNADSYTAFFTECFVDELAARAGSDPLSYRMAMLGDAPLLARCLLTATSLGGWEGGLPGSAQGLACHTMRGSHIALMATARQSDRGLQVEQLVAVVDAGRLVNPAIARQQIEGGLIFGLAAAVGATTDYAGGLATARKLGQLGLPRLSQTPEILVEFVDSDREPGGLGEIAVPVVAPAIANAMFAATGRRIRRIPLSAQPL, from the coding sequence ATGGCGGGCATTCGCGACACGGTTGGAAAGCGCAAATCGCGGCTGCCGCAGGTCAGCCGCCGCCAGATGCTCGTCGGCGCGACCGCCGCGGGCGGCCTCGCGATCGCGTGGGGCCTGTGGCCGCGCGACTACCCGCCGAACCTGACCGCCGCGCCCGGCGAACATGTCTTCAACGCCTTTCTGAAAATCGGCGACGACGGGCATATCAGCGCGATCGTCCCGCAATGCGAAATGGGCCAGGGCGTCACGACCCTGCTGCCGCAGATCATGGCCGACGAACTCGGCGCTGACTGGCGCACGATCGCGGTCGAAAGCGCGCCGATCAGCCCGCTTTACGCCAACACGCTGCTGGTCGACGAAGATAGCGCGGTCTTTACCCCGCGCGCGGGCGTGCCCGATTTCGTCGCCGACGTGCGCCGCTGGGTGCGCCGCGAATGGGCGGTGCGTAATGCAGTGATGCTGACCGCCAATTCGTCATCGGTGCGGATGTTCGAGGAACCGTGCCGCGCCGCCGCGGCGCAGGCGCGCGCGCTGCTGATGATGGCCGCGGCCGATCGCTGGGACGCCGACTGGCAGGAGTGCGACACGCAGGACGGCTTCGTCCTCCATGGCCAGAAGCGACTGCGCTTTGCCGAGGTCGCCGCCGCCGCAGCAACGCTCGAACCGCCCGCGCAGCCCGTCTACCGCGCGTCGGCCGCCGATCCGCTCTATGGCAAGGAACTGACGCGGCTCGACCTGCCCGCAAAGGTCGACGGTTCGGCAAATTATGCCGCCGACATCCGCCTGCCCGACATGGTCTTCGCCGCGATCCGCCAGGGCCCGCTCGGCGCGACGCGGCTGAAGAGTATCGACCGCGACGCGGGGTTCGCCGCACCCGGCCTGCTCCATGTCGTGACGCACGACCGCTGGGTCGCGGCGGTGGCGCGCAACTGGTGGGCGGCAAATCGCGCGCTCGACCGTTTCGCGCCGGTGTTCGAGACCCAGGGTACGCCGATTTCGACCGATCGCATCGACAAGGCGCTGAAGGCCGCGCTGAAGGCCGATGGCTATCGCATCCACCGCGAGGGCGACGTCGCCGAAGCGATGGAGGGACGCACGCGCATTGCCGCCGAATATGCCGCTGCCCCCGCGCTCCACGCCCCCGTCGAAACGCGCAGCGCGACCGCCGCGCCCGACGGTGGCGGGCTGCGGCTGTGGGTCGCGACGCAGGCGCCGACGCAGTGTCGCGACGCGGTCGCGCGCGCCACCGGCTTGCCTGTCGCCGACGTCACCCTCTTCCCGATGATGGCGGGCGGCTCGTTCGACGCCTGCCTCGATCACAGCGTCGCGGTGCAGGCGGCGATCATCGCGCTTCAAATCAAACGCCCGGTCCAGCTCGCCTGGTCGCGCGCCGAAGAGATCATGCGCCTGCCGCCCCGCGCGCCGGCGCGCGCCAGGCTGACCGCGACGCTCAACGCCGCGGGCGGGATCGACGCGCTCGTCACGCGTATCGCCGTCCCTTCGACCAACCATGAGGTGCGCGCGCGGCTGTTCGACAATCTGCCCGCCGACGTCGCGCAGCGCGCCGCCGTCGGCCGCGCCGACGCCGCCGCGGTCGAGGGCGCGGCGACGCGCTACGCCATTCCGCACCACGCGGTCGATCATTGCCCCGCGGACATCGGCCTGCCCACGGGCCGCTGGCGCGGCAATGCCGACAGCTATACCGCCTTTTTCACCGAATGCTTCGTCGACGAACTGGCGGCGCGCGCGGGGTCCGACCCGCTATCCTATCGCATGGCGATGCTCGGCGACGCGCCGCTGCTCGCGCGCTGCCTGCTCACCGCGACCAGCCTTGGCGGCTGGGAAGGCGGCTTGCCCGGCAGCGCGCAGGGCCTTGCCTGCCACACGATGCGCGGCAGCCACATCGCGCTGATGGCGACCGCGCGGCAAAGCGACCGGGGGCTTCAGGTCGAACAACTGGTCGCGGTCGTCGATGCGGGGCGCCTCGTCAATCCGGCGATCGCGCGGCAACAGATCGAGGGCGGGCTGATCTTCGGCCTCGCCGCCGCGGTCGGCGCGACGACCGATTATGCGGGCGGCCTCGCGACCGCGCGCAAGCTTGGCCAGCTCGGCCTGCCGCGCCTGTCGCAGACGCCCGAAATCCTCGTCGAGTTCGTCGACAGCGACCGCGAACCCGGCGGCCTCGGCGAAATCGCCGTGCCCGTCGTCGCCCCCGCGATCGCCAATGCGATGTTCGCCGCGACCGGCCGCCGCATCCGCCGCATCCCCCTTTCGGCGCAACCATTATGA
- a CDS encoding CoA-binding protein, with amino-acid sequence MAINDEGEIRELLGQPRRIAVVGASPDPARPSNGVLAFLIAQGHNVIAVNPGHAGKTIHGAPVVATLADVEPPAEIVDIFRNSDDAGAAVDEAIVHGAKAVWMQLGVINEAAAKRADAAGLIVVMDRCPKIEIPRLGLLK; translated from the coding sequence ATGGCGATCAACGACGAAGGCGAGATCCGCGAGCTTCTGGGCCAGCCGCGCCGCATCGCGGTGGTCGGCGCCTCGCCCGACCCCGCGCGGCCGTCGAACGGGGTGCTCGCCTTCCTGATCGCGCAGGGTCATAATGTGATCGCGGTCAACCCCGGCCACGCGGGCAAGACGATCCACGGCGCGCCGGTCGTCGCTACGCTCGCCGATGTCGAGCCGCCCGCCGAGATCGTCGACATATTTCGTAACAGCGACGACGCGGGCGCCGCGGTCGACGAAGCGATCGTCCATGGCGCAAAGGCGGTGTGGATGCAGCTGGGGGTGATCAACGAGGCCGCGGCAAAGCGCGCCGACGCCGCCGGGTTGATCGTGGTGATGGATCGCTGCCCCAAGATCGAGATTCCGCGGCTCGGGCTTTTGAAATGA
- a CDS encoding Mrp/NBP35 family ATP-binding protein → MTDTAPLASIAADLSGGRTSGLRFLDEQGTLAIVLDVTGLAADERKPLEDKLRAGLLEQPGVNEVRVAMTAERKAMTIIAVGSGKGGVGKSTLAANLAVALRRLGIKVGLVDADIYGPSQPRLMDSEHVKPEARGSKLAPVQSAYGVPMLSTGQIAQPGQAIAWRGPMAGRALEQLVDASWGDVDTLVVDLPPGTGDVQLTMIQKHKPAGAVIVSTPQDLALMDTTRAISLFQQAEVPIIGLVENMAGYACPHCGEVSDPFGSGGAEAAARTMQIDFLGRVPLSMGIRLASDGGVPPAAGTDPAGEPFHAIAAKVADWLNARKDK, encoded by the coding sequence ATGACCGACACTGCCCCCCTCGCCAGCATTGCCGCCGACCTCAGCGGCGGCCGCACATCAGGTCTGCGCTTCCTCGATGAACAAGGCACGCTCGCCATCGTCCTCGATGTCACCGGACTTGCCGCCGACGAACGCAAACCGCTCGAGGACAAGCTGCGCGCAGGCCTGCTCGAACAGCCCGGCGTGAACGAGGTGCGCGTCGCGATGACCGCCGAGAGAAAGGCGATGACGATCATCGCGGTCGGCAGCGGCAAGGGCGGCGTCGGCAAATCGACGCTCGCTGCGAACCTCGCGGTGGCGCTGCGGCGGCTGGGGATCAAGGTCGGGCTGGTCGATGCCGACATCTATGGGCCTTCGCAACCCCGTCTGATGGACAGCGAGCATGTGAAACCCGAAGCGCGCGGGTCGAAACTCGCCCCCGTCCAGAGCGCCTATGGCGTGCCGATGCTGTCGACCGGACAGATCGCGCAGCCGGGGCAGGCGATCGCGTGGCGCGGCCCGATGGCGGGGCGCGCGCTCGAACAGCTGGTCGATGCGAGCTGGGGCGACGTCGACACCCTCGTCGTCGACCTGCCGCCGGGGACCGGCGACGTCCAGCTGACGATGATCCAGAAGCACAAGCCCGCGGGCGCGGTGATCGTCTCGACCCCCCAGGATCTGGCGCTGATGGACACGACGCGCGCGATCAGCCTGTTCCAGCAGGCCGAGGTGCCGATCATCGGGCTCGTCGAAAATATGGCGGGTTACGCCTGCCCGCATTGCGGCGAGGTGAGCGATCCGTTCGGCAGCGGCGGCGCCGAGGCGGCGGCCAGAACCATGCAGATCGACTTTCTCGGCCGCGTGCCGCTGTCGATGGGGATCCGCCTTGCAAGCGACGGCGGCGTGCCCCCGGCGGCGGGAACCGACCCGGCCGGCGAACCATTTCACGCGATAGCGGCGAAAGTCGCCGACTGGCTGAACGCACGAAAGGACAAATGA
- the hflK gene encoding protease modulator HflK — MNDQIEGSMGRRTLRGLRQFFDSISLMANSPWGSGPGKGEDDNGKGSGDGKRPGPRNPWITPDPADQRRGAKPRGPSALDELLRKGRGGFGGGGSGGGGFDLADSGRIWKWAIVAVLALWLFFSSFHIVPPEKEGVVTRLGSYARTVGPGVKLTWPAPIERIRMEDVRAIRTMAIGSPNATDENFVLTRDQSIVDLAYEVRWSVRSPELFFFQLANPEDTIREVAESAMRATVANFDLVQAIGPGRVEIEAQVQRRMQALLDEYRAGVTIQGIAIRQADPPSQVDEAFKEVTAARQEREAAINLARAYQQQVLERARGDTAAFDQIYEQYRLAPDVTRQRLYYETMEAVLSNVDKTIVEARGVTPYLPLNEVQKRLRAPEAATKGGE; from the coding sequence ATGAACGACCAGATTGAAGGCAGCATGGGGCGCCGCACCCTTCGGGGATTGCGGCAATTTTTCGATTCGATCAGCCTGATGGCCAACAGTCCGTGGGGCAGCGGTCCCGGCAAGGGCGAGGATGACAACGGCAAGGGCAGCGGCGACGGCAAGCGTCCGGGTCCGCGCAACCCCTGGATCACGCCCGACCCCGCCGACCAGCGCCGCGGCGCGAAGCCGCGCGGCCCCTCGGCGCTCGACGAGTTGCTGCGCAAGGGACGCGGCGGCTTCGGCGGCGGCGGTTCGGGCGGCGGCGGCTTCGATCTTGCCGATTCGGGGCGCATCTGGAAATGGGCGATCGTCGCGGTTCTCGCGCTGTGGCTCTTCTTTTCCTCCTTTCATATCGTGCCGCCGGAAAAGGAAGGCGTGGTCACGCGGCTCGGCAGCTATGCGCGCACCGTCGGCCCCGGCGTCAAACTGACCTGGCCGGCGCCGATCGAACGCATCCGCATGGAGGATGTCCGCGCGATCCGCACGATGGCGATCGGATCGCCCAACGCGACCGACGAGAATTTCGTGCTGACGCGCGACCAGAGCATCGTCGACCTGGCTTATGAGGTCCGCTGGTCGGTGCGCAGTCCGGAACTTTTCTTCTTTCAGCTCGCCAATCCCGAAGACACGATCCGCGAGGTCGCCGAAAGCGCGATGCGCGCGACGGTCGCCAATTTCGATCTGGTGCAGGCGATCGGCCCCGGCCGCGTCGAGATCGAGGCGCAGGTGCAGCGGCGGATGCAGGCGCTGCTCGACGAATATCGCGCGGGCGTGACGATCCAGGGCATCGCGATACGCCAGGCCGACCCGCCGAGTCAGGTCGACGAAGCGTTCAAGGAAGTCACCGCGGCGCGGCAGGAGCGCGAAGCGGCGATCAACCTGGCCCGCGCCTATCAGCAGCAGGTGCTTGAGCGCGCGCGGGGCGACACCGCGGCGTTCGACCAGATTTACGAACAATATCGACTGGCGCCGGACGTGACGCGCCAGCGGCTTTATTATGAAACGATGGAGGCCGTGTTGTCGAACGTCGACAAGACGATTGTCGAAGCGCGCGGGGTGACCCCCTATCTGCCGCTCAATGAGGTGCAGAAACGGCTGCGCGCGCCCGAAGCCGCGACGAAGGGAGGCGAGTGA
- the hflC gene encoding protease modulator HflC encodes MFSSLFRNPVRLLVGVVALLVLLSMTVSIVPEDRQAVVLRVGEVYGTKNAYKPGEQFGRSGAGLLFTLPFADTVQLIDKRILGINMERQQVLSTDQQRLQVDAFARFRITNPVRMYTAIRTEERLQQQLATILGSSLRNELGKRTFATLLSAERGAVMDNIQVALNREAQKYGAEIIDVRIKRADLPEGATLEAAYNRMRTARQQEAISIRAEGQKEAQIIRGSADGEAARIYAASFGKDPEFYDFYRAMQSYRQTFLGENNQGGTSIILSPDNEYLKRFSGG; translated from the coding sequence ATGTTCTCCTCGCTTTTCCGCAATCCCGTGCGCCTGCTGGTTGGCGTCGTTGCGTTGCTGGTGCTGCTGTCGATGACAGTGTCGATCGTGCCCGAGGACCGGCAGGCGGTCGTGCTGCGCGTGGGCGAAGTCTATGGCACCAAGAACGCCTATAAGCCCGGCGAGCAATTCGGCCGGTCGGGCGCGGGGCTGCTCTTCACCCTGCCCTTTGCCGATACGGTGCAGCTGATCGACAAGCGCATCCTGGGCATCAATATGGAACGCCAGCAGGTGCTCTCGACCGACCAGCAGCGGTTGCAGGTCGACGCCTTCGCGCGCTTTCGCATCACCAACCCGGTGCGCATGTACACCGCGATCCGCACTGAGGAACGCCTGCAGCAGCAGCTCGCGACGATCCTGGGTTCGTCGCTGCGCAACGAGCTTGGCAAGCGGACCTTTGCCACCTTGCTGTCGGCGGAGCGCGGCGCGGTGATGGACAATATCCAGGTTGCGCTCAATCGCGAGGCGCAGAAATATGGCGCCGAGATCATCGACGTCAGGATCAAGCGCGCCGACCTGCCCGAAGGCGCGACGCTCGAAGCCGCGTACAACCGGATGCGCACCGCGCGGCAGCAGGAGGCGATTTCGATCCGCGCCGAGGGGCAGAAGGAAGCGCAGATCATCCGCGGCAGCGCCGACGGCGAAGCGGCGCGCATCTATGCCGCCAGCTTTGGCAAGGATCCCGAGTTCTACGATTTCTATCGCGCGATGCAAAGCTATCGGCAGACCTTCCTCGGCGAAAACAACCAGGGCGGAACGTCGATCATCCTGTCGCCCGACAATGAATATCTGAAACGGTTCAGCGGCGGTTGA
- a CDS encoding trypsin-like peptidase domain-containing protein: MRYVYGITSALLAGGTALALVTQSPVGAQVAQNEQSEMARVVPRAGAPDSFADLVEQLQPAVVNISTRQEVTLGVRLNPFAGTREPITQEQQGGGSGFLISSDGYIVTNNHVISGGPRGEAVNEVTVTLTNQREYKAKIVGRDAASDLALLKIDASGLPFVKFAQGSPARVGDWVVAIGNPLGLGSTVTAGIISAVQRNIGQGGAYDRYIQTDTAINRGNSGGPLFDLQGNVVGINNMLISPVGANIGVNFAIPAEAAIPVIEALRAGERPQRGYLGIGIVPVTEDMAAALGLPKDRGEFVQRVEPGEAGEKAGLKRGDVVLKVNGRDVTPQQTLSYIVANTKPGTRIPLEVIRDGRTMTLNAVVGTRPPEEQLAGDNFDPEEEQTMPEDPSGAADEAIQNSLGMAVQPLTPAIARAVGIDPDSKGLVIGAVSGSSDAGRKGLRRGDAILSANRTPVTSAEALAKVIADAKKAGRDAVLLEILRRGGPSAFIAIRIK; encoded by the coding sequence GTGCGTTACGTATATGGCATCACTTCGGCCTTGCTGGCGGGTGGCACCGCGCTGGCGCTGGTCACCCAGTCGCCCGTCGGCGCGCAGGTCGCGCAGAACGAACAGAGCGAGATGGCGCGTGTCGTTCCGCGCGCCGGCGCTCCCGACAGCTTCGCCGATCTCGTCGAACAATTGCAGCCCGCGGTCGTCAATATCTCGACGCGGCAGGAGGTGACGCTCGGCGTCCGGCTCAACCCCTTTGCGGGCACGCGCGAGCCGATCACGCAGGAGCAGCAGGGCGGCGGATCGGGTTTCCTCATTTCGTCGGACGGCTATATCGTCACCAACAACCATGTGATTTCGGGCGGCCCGCGCGGCGAGGCGGTGAATGAAGTCACCGTGACGCTCACCAACCAGCGCGAATATAAGGCCAAGATCGTCGGCCGCGATGCGGCGTCGGACCTTGCATTGCTCAAGATCGACGCATCGGGCCTGCCCTTTGTCAAATTTGCCCAGGGCAGCCCGGCGCGCGTCGGCGACTGGGTGGTCGCGATCGGCAACCCGCTCGGCCTCGGCTCGACGGTGACCGCGGGGATCATCTCGGCGGTGCAGCGCAACATCGGCCAGGGCGGCGCCTATGACCGCTATATCCAGACCGATACCGCGATCAACCGGGGCAATTCGGGCGGTCCGCTGTTCGATCTTCAGGGCAATGTCGTCGGCATCAACAATATGCTGATCTCGCCCGTCGGCGCGAACATCGGCGTCAATTTCGCAATTCCCGCCGAAGCCGCGATCCCCGTGATCGAGGCGCTGCGCGCGGGCGAGCGTCCGCAGCGCGGCTATCTGGGCATCGGCATCGTTCCGGTGACCGAGGATATGGCGGCCGCGCTCGGCCTGCCCAAGGACCGCGGCGAGTTCGTGCAGCGCGTCGAACCCGGCGAAGCGGGCGAGAAGGCCGGGCTGAAGCGCGGCGACGTGGTGCTGAAGGTCAACGGCAGGGATGTGACGCCGCAGCAGACCTTGTCCTATATCGTCGCCAACACCAAGCCGGGCACGCGCATCCCGCTCGAGGTTATTCGCGACGGGCGAACGATGACGCTCAACGCCGTCGTCGGCACGCGCCCACCCGAAGAACAGCTCGCCGGGGACAATTTCGACCCCGAAGAGGAACAGACGATGCCGGAGGATCCCTCCGGCGCGGCCGACGAGGCGATCCAGAACAGCCTGGGCATGGCGGTGCAGCCGCTGACCCCGGCAATCGCGCGCGCCGTCGGCATCGACCCCGACAGCAAGGGACTGGTGATCGGCGCCGTTTCGGGCAGCAGCGATGCGGGCCGCAAGGGGCTGCGCCGCGGCGACGCGATCCTGAGCGCCAACCGCACGCCGGTCACCTCGGCGGAGGCGCTGGCGAAGGTCATCGCCGATGCGAAGAAGGCGGGCCGCGATGCGGTGCTGCTCGAAATCCTGCGTCGCGGCGGACCGTCGGCCTTCATCGCGATCCGCATCAAATAG
- a CDS encoding VOC family protein yields the protein MIGYVTLGTNDLARAAVFYDAIATELDTPRMMEYEGFIAWGKPGGAAGIGLTRPFDGNPASVGNGVMVALQAKDKDQVHRLYDIALANGGTCEGPPGPRGEGFYAAYFRDPDGNKLNAFIMG from the coding sequence ATGATCGGATATGTGACGCTTGGGACGAACGACCTCGCGCGTGCGGCGGTGTTTTACGACGCCATCGCCACCGAGCTGGATACGCCGCGGATGATGGAATATGAAGGTTTCATCGCCTGGGGCAAGCCCGGTGGCGCGGCGGGCATCGGCCTGACCAGGCCGTTCGACGGCAATCCGGCGAGCGTCGGCAACGGCGTGATGGTGGCCTTGCAGGCGAAGGACAAGGACCAGGTCCACCGGCTTTACGACATCGCGCTCGCCAACGGCGGGACGTGCGAGGGCCCGCCGGGACCGCGCGGCGAAGGATTTTACGCCGCCTATTTCCGCGATCCCGATGGCAACAAGCTCAACGCCTTCATCATGGGATGA
- a CDS encoding phosphotransferase family protein produces MSFPTAPGAMTPDWLGAVLGHPGQLRGFTAAKVGTGQMCDSFRLTLDWADDVLGPTSVIAKCPSHDEASRHIARLTGTYVKEVSWYRELAADSGVAAPHCHHAEIAGDGVDFILILADLAPARQGDQLAGIDAAGLVPCIDAAAALHALLWNDPRLGTLPWLARDNGDVVRALFPQLYAGFRERYAARLAPAVLDLGAGIVQRLDCYLAREPAARTIVHGDLRIDNILFAPDGQACWLVDWQTLGRGSGAADLAYLVGTSIADPAERAAADRPAFDQWIAALRARGIAPDPDALWTDYRVGALSGYFMAVFASMSVERTPRGDEMFALMAERPARQALELGSLDLL; encoded by the coding sequence TTGAGCTTTCCGACCGCGCCCGGCGCGATGACGCCCGACTGGCTCGGCGCGGTGCTGGGGCATCCCGGCCAGCTCCGGGGCTTTACCGCGGCCAAGGTCGGCACGGGGCAGATGTGCGACAGCTTCCGCCTGACGCTCGACTGGGCGGACGATGTGCTCGGCCCGACGAGCGTAATCGCCAAATGTCCGAGCCACGACGAAGCGAGCCGCCATATCGCGCGGCTGACCGGCACCTATGTCAAGGAAGTCAGCTGGTATCGCGAACTCGCGGCGGACAGCGGTGTCGCGGCGCCGCATTGCCATCATGCCGAAATTGCGGGCGATGGTGTCGATTTCATCCTCATTCTCGCCGACCTCGCGCCCGCCCGGCAGGGCGATCAGCTCGCGGGTATCGACGCCGCCGGGCTCGTCCCCTGCATCGACGCGGCGGCGGCGCTGCACGCCCTGCTCTGGAACGACCCGCGGCTGGGCACGCTGCCCTGGCTCGCGCGCGACAATGGCGATGTGGTGCGCGCGCTGTTCCCGCAGCTTTATGCCGGGTTTCGCGAACGCTATGCGGCGCGGCTCGCGCCCGCGGTGCTGGACCTCGGCGCCGGAATCGTCCAGCGGCTCGACTGCTATCTCGCGCGCGAACCCGCCGCGCGCACGATCGTCCACGGCGACCTGCGCATCGACAATATCCTGTTCGCGCCGGACGGCCAGGCCTGCTGGCTCGTCGACTGGCAGACGCTGGGGCGCGGCAGCGGCGCCGCCGACCTGGCCTATCTCGTCGGCACCAGCATCGCCGATCCGGCCGAGCGCGCCGCCGCCGACCGGCCGGCGTTCGACCAGTGGATCGCCGCGCTTCGGGCGCGCGGCATAGCGCCCGATCCTGATGCGTTATGGACCGATTATCGCGTCGGCGCGCTCAGCGGCTATTTCATGGCGGTCTTCGCCTCGATGAGCGTCGAGCGCACGCCGCGCGGCGACGAAATGTTCGCGCTGATGGCCGAGCGCCCGGCGCGCCAGGCGCTCGAACTGGGCAGCCTCGACCTGCTTTAG
- a CDS encoding metallophosphoesterase family protein, with product MTRLFHISDLHFGLEDPAALDWFTDCVRAERPDAVLITGDLTMRARAHEFAAACDWIETLDVPVTVEVGNHDLPYFNPVARFFHPYRRIRRIERLVEREIDLPGLAIVSLKTTARAQWRLDWSKGWVTDKALARTLAAIDALPPGAMPLVTAHHPLVEAGTKGRALTRGGERALAALAKRGVAAVLTGHVHDAFDLVKQTAGGPIRMIGAGTLSQRIRSTPPSFNDLLVRGRALSVRVRNLADVPTPDMQITDIPADALPPRDPGEPVAPVHAVPPVDPPVH from the coding sequence ATGACACGGCTCTTTCATATCAGCGACCTGCATTTCGGGCTCGAAGACCCGGCGGCGCTCGACTGGTTTACCGACTGCGTCCGCGCCGAGCGCCCCGACGCGGTCCTCATCACCGGCGACCTCACGATGCGCGCGCGCGCGCATGAGTTTGCCGCGGCGTGCGACTGGATCGAAACGCTCGACGTGCCCGTGACGGTCGAGGTCGGCAACCACGACCTGCCCTATTTCAATCCGGTCGCGCGCTTCTTTCATCCCTATCGCCGTATCCGCCGCATCGAACGGCTCGTCGAGCGCGAAATCGACCTGCCCGGCCTGGCGATCGTGTCGCTCAAGACCACCGCGCGCGCGCAGTGGCGGCTCGACTGGTCGAAAGGATGGGTGACCGACAAGGCGCTCGCCCGCACGCTCGCCGCGATCGACGCGCTGCCCCCCGGCGCCATGCCACTCGTCACCGCGCATCATCCGCTGGTCGAGGCGGGCACGAAAGGCCGCGCGCTGACCCGCGGCGGCGAGCGCGCGCTGGCGGCCTTGGCAAAGCGCGGCGTCGCGGCGGTGCTGACCGGCCACGTCCATGATGCTTTCGACCTGGTGAAACAGACCGCGGGCGGGCCGATCCGCATGATCGGCGCCGGGACGCTGTCGCAGCGCATCCGTTCGACCCCGCCAAGCTTCAACGACCTGCTGGTCAGGGGCCGCGCGCTGTCGGTGCGCGTGCGTAACCTGGCCGACGTGCCGACCCCCGACATGCAGATTACCGACATCCCGGCCGACGCGCTGCCGCCGCGCGATCCCGGCGAACCCGTCGCGCCCGTCCACGCCGTCCCGCCCGTCGATCCGCCGGTGCATTGA
- a CDS encoding diacylglycerol/lipid kinase family protein, translating to MTRPFSRPALVCNSHSGSHDEAVLEAIGAVCREQGAPLAATFALPDDAIPDADALSRREIDLLIVWTGDGTINAAAGGAAGWDGAILPLPGGTLNLLSKALHGDRDAPDILADVLRGKGHRRPVPMLRSKDGDAFITIVAGPATRWAEVRETMRQDGLIEASRAAPEALDAMMNAPGVRIAGQDRDWPAIILTPTPHGIRADGIVAEGSADVLRHGLAWLGGDFRDGPSEHVATGDTIILESDAPISLEYDGELKETESPARFALGTSTVDFIATA from the coding sequence ATGACTCGCCCCTTTTCCCGCCCCGCCCTTGTCTGCAACAGCCACAGCGGCAGCCACGACGAAGCCGTCCTCGAAGCGATCGGGGCGGTCTGCCGCGAACAGGGCGCGCCGCTCGCCGCGACCTTTGCGCTGCCCGATGACGCGATCCCCGACGCCGACGCGCTTTCGCGGCGCGAGATCGACCTGTTGATCGTCTGGACCGGCGACGGCACGATCAACGCGGCGGCAGGCGGTGCGGCGGGGTGGGACGGCGCGATCCTGCCGCTGCCCGGCGGCACGCTCAACCTCCTGTCGAAGGCGCTCCATGGCGACCGCGACGCGCCCGACATATTGGCGGACGTGCTGCGGGGCAAAGGCCACCGACGCCCGGTGCCGATGCTCCGTTCAAAAGACGGCGACGCCTTCATCACCATCGTCGCCGGCCCCGCGACGCGCTGGGCCGAAGTGCGCGAAACGATGCGGCAGGACGGGCTGATCGAGGCGAGCCGCGCGGCGCCCGAGGCGCTCGACGCGATGATGAACGCGCCCGGCGTGCGCATCGCGGGTCAGGACCGCGACTGGCCCGCGATCATCCTGACCCCCACCCCGCACGGCATCCGCGCCGACGGCATCGTCGCCGAAGGCTCCGCCGATGTGCTCCGCCACGGCCTCGCCTGGCTCGGCGGCGATTTTCGCGACGGGCCGAGCGAGCACGTCGCGACCGGCGACACGATCATCCTCGAAAGCGACGCGCCGATCAGCCTCGAATATGACGGCGAACTCAAGGAAACGGAATCGCCCGCGCGCTTCGCGCTCGGCACGAGCACGGTCGATTTCATCGCGACGGCATGA